One genomic region from Stackebrandtia nassauensis DSM 44728 encodes:
- a CDS encoding AfsR/SARP family transcriptional regulator has product MRFETLGPLRVSDESGVLPLRGRKARVLLAVLVSRAGDAVPIDVLARAIWDDKVPDTAIKTLRWHIHQLRRLLGDANRITYDDGGYRLRADPSEVDSFGFERLCADGFAAQRSRDPVIAARCFTEALKLWRGPAFGDLVDCGILRDEAARLDQLYLDATEQRHGVELDLGNHEEVLAELTELVERYPLRENLRAHLMVALYRCGRRSEALEMFRAGRELFAEQLGLDPAPRLRELEKAILNSDPALDPPSATRSGPAELPRDIATFTGREAEVSELTELLVTDSMTPLVISSINGGGGVGKSALAIHLGHLVRERFPDGQLYVNLQGATPNAEPLEPAEVLRRFLRSLGVGGDDGISEVAELANRLRTATNGKRMLFLLDDARDSGQVRPLLPSEPRCAVLITSRRTLSTLDGSVNRALDGLSDADAVTLLERLVGTDRVAAEPEAVRRLLGWCGGMPLALRICAARLVARPRWSVASLADELADETRRLSELEVDDLAIRSSFAVGYRQLCEDSASAARVFRLLGLHDGPDFTTRHVAALAELDEPDAERSLAELTATHLVEPAGPGRYRTHDLMRLFARERVTAEESAAERRASVERERRFYLGTVRNMLGVCEPGMRNRLGLVPEEFVRHGVRFEDAKSAYAWAMADTANLLAICRAAIGGGATDDPDFTATTVTVLGPVLVIRGSAGPMADLHELGIKARKWVTKPDLRFFISTGAAELMRVAGKHDEALRHLEVAMSISREQGWRVREGWILVGVGTMYWWMGELDQATDHLDRAVAIAAETGDRALEGSATSHLGHVHAESGRHDAAIEAMRKVLAFAQDSGRPRGRVEGMISLGRVYQLADRPTEARDCYERATAMLDETGLAGTRYEAEALWGLADAGHALGETELTRERWDRAAKLLFDLKLIDAGERDHIISVPEPDRPKAIRY; this is encoded by the coding sequence GTGAGATTCGAGACTCTGGGGCCGCTGCGCGTCTCCGACGAATCGGGCGTGCTCCCGCTGCGCGGCAGGAAGGCACGGGTACTGCTGGCGGTCCTGGTGAGCCGGGCCGGCGATGCGGTGCCCATCGACGTGCTGGCGCGGGCGATCTGGGACGACAAGGTGCCCGACACCGCGATCAAGACGCTGCGCTGGCACATCCATCAGCTCCGGAGGCTGCTCGGGGACGCGAACCGCATCACCTACGACGACGGCGGATACCGGCTGCGCGCCGATCCGTCCGAAGTAGACAGCTTCGGGTTCGAGCGGTTGTGCGCCGACGGCTTCGCGGCCCAGCGTTCCCGCGACCCCGTGATCGCGGCCCGCTGTTTCACCGAGGCGCTGAAACTGTGGCGCGGGCCGGCGTTCGGCGATCTGGTCGACTGTGGAATCCTGCGCGACGAGGCCGCCCGCCTCGACCAGCTGTACCTGGACGCCACCGAGCAGCGCCACGGCGTCGAACTCGACCTCGGCAACCACGAAGAGGTGCTGGCCGAACTGACCGAGCTGGTGGAGCGGTACCCGTTGCGCGAGAACCTGCGCGCCCACCTGATGGTGGCGCTGTACCGCTGCGGACGGCGGTCCGAGGCACTGGAGATGTTCCGCGCTGGACGCGAGCTGTTCGCCGAACAGCTCGGCCTGGATCCGGCCCCGAGACTGCGGGAGCTGGAGAAGGCCATCCTCAACTCCGATCCGGCCCTCGACCCGCCGTCGGCCACCCGGTCCGGTCCCGCCGAGCTGCCCCGCGACATCGCCACCTTCACCGGACGCGAGGCCGAGGTCTCCGAACTGACCGAGCTGCTGGTCACCGATTCGATGACGCCGCTGGTGATCTCGTCCATCAACGGCGGCGGCGGAGTCGGCAAGTCGGCACTGGCGATCCACCTGGGACACCTGGTGCGCGAACGGTTCCCCGACGGACAGCTCTACGTGAACCTGCAGGGCGCCACCCCGAACGCGGAACCGCTGGAACCGGCCGAAGTGCTGCGACGGTTCCTGCGCTCACTCGGAGTCGGCGGCGACGACGGGATCAGCGAGGTCGCGGAACTGGCGAACCGGCTGCGCACCGCCACCAACGGCAAACGGATGCTGTTCCTCTTGGACGATGCCCGCGACAGCGGCCAGGTGCGTCCGCTGCTGCCCTCGGAACCGCGGTGCGCGGTGCTGATCACCAGCAGACGAACGCTATCCACACTGGATGGATCGGTGAACCGGGCCCTGGACGGACTGTCGGACGCCGACGCGGTCACGCTGCTGGAACGCCTGGTGGGGACGGACCGGGTGGCCGCCGAACCCGAGGCGGTGCGACGGCTGCTCGGCTGGTGCGGCGGAATGCCGCTGGCGCTTCGGATCTGCGCGGCCCGACTGGTGGCGCGTCCCCGGTGGTCGGTCGCGTCGCTGGCCGACGAACTGGCCGACGAGACCCGTCGGCTGTCCGAACTGGAGGTCGACGACCTGGCGATCCGCTCCAGCTTCGCGGTGGGCTACCGGCAGCTGTGCGAGGACTCCGCATCCGCCGCGCGGGTGTTCCGGCTGCTGGGTCTGCACGACGGTCCGGACTTCACCACCCGGCACGTCGCGGCACTGGCCGAGCTGGACGAACCGGACGCCGAGCGATCACTGGCCGAACTGACCGCCACGCACCTGGTCGAGCCCGCCGGTCCGGGTCGCTACCGCACGCATGACCTGATGCGGTTGTTCGCGCGGGAGCGGGTCACCGCCGAGGAGTCGGCGGCGGAACGACGAGCGAGCGTCGAACGGGAACGCCGGTTCTATCTGGGGACCGTACGGAACATGCTGGGGGTGTGCGAGCCGGGCATGCGCAATCGCCTCGGGCTGGTGCCCGAGGAGTTCGTCCGGCACGGCGTCCGATTCGAGGACGCCAAGTCGGCTTACGCGTGGGCGATGGCGGACACGGCGAACCTGCTGGCCATCTGCCGGGCGGCCATCGGCGGCGGCGCCACCGACGACCCGGACTTCACCGCGACCACGGTGACGGTTCTGGGCCCGGTACTGGTGATCCGCGGTTCCGCCGGGCCCATGGCCGACCTCCATGAGCTCGGGATCAAGGCCAGGAAATGGGTCACCAAACCGGATCTGCGCTTCTTCATCTCCACCGGCGCCGCCGAGCTGATGCGGGTCGCCGGCAAGCACGACGAGGCGCTGCGACACCTCGAGGTCGCCATGTCGATCTCACGCGAGCAGGGCTGGCGGGTACGGGAAGGCTGGATCCTGGTCGGTGTGGGCACGATGTACTGGTGGATGGGCGAACTCGACCAGGCCACCGACCATCTCGACCGCGCGGTGGCCATCGCCGCCGAGACCGGCGACCGCGCGCTGGAGGGCTCGGCCACCTCACATCTCGGCCATGTGCACGCGGAGTCGGGTCGGCACGACGCCGCCATCGAGGCGATGCGCAAGGTCCTGGCGTTCGCGCAGGACTCGGGACGGCCACGAGGCCGGGTGGAGGGCATGATCTCGCTCGGCCGCGTGTACCAGCTGGCCGACCGGCCCACCGAGGCACGCGACTGCTACGAGCGTGCGACCGCGATGCTCGACGAGACCGGGCTGGCGGGTACCCGGTACGAGGCCGAGGCGCTGTGGGGGCTGGCCGACGCCGGGCACGCGCTCGGCGAAACCG